The Solea senegalensis isolate Sse05_10M unplaced genomic scaffold, IFAPA_SoseM_1 scf7180000013295, whole genome shotgun sequence DNA segment TTTCAGCCCCCCTTTTGTCGACTCGACTCCATTCTGAAGTGTCTATTAAGGGAGTCGTGGCCTTTCTGTCGCCTCCGTGCCAGACTACACAGtagggggagggaaaaaaaaaaaagggagtgtgaaaaaagggaaaagagcAATGCATAATCTCTTATGTATGACAGATAAAGGGAGTGAATATCGCCATCTTTTACGCTCTGCTCTCCACATCTCCTAATCGCTTTTCCGACGTTTCAATCTGCCAGGGCCCTAATGAAAATATGATGAGGCGGATCTATGGTCCTCGGGGACGGATGGCGGGATGGGAGGGGAGGGATGGAACGAGGGATGGCTGCAGAGGGAGGATGAAGGGAGAGAAAATACACTCTGTCCTTATTTCGAGGCTCCACCGGGGATACATAGTTCTTGGAGCTTTCTATTTagatgttgctgctgccgccggagtgtgtgtgtgtgtgtgtgagtgtctcttactctctcttctgttctattctctctctttatctctgcCATCCTCATTTCCCCTCtctatttatgtgtgtgtgtgtgtgtgtaagcaggataaatgtgtttattcttttttgtttatatccTCTTTTTCTTATTCAAACTCCCACAGGCTGCCTCTCTCGCCTTTTGCCTTCCAAGAAAGATGCAACTATTTAATCACTGTAATGCTCCTGGTTTTACCCCCAGTTTTTCAGTCTGCGCTCTCTTGTCTTCTTTTGTAATCGTGcaagcagctgcacacacacacacacacacacacacacacacacacacacacacacacacacacacacacaaaacctagCCCTGAACACTTCCTGCTTCCCTCTCGGTCAGATGGCGACGACGACCCTGCAGGTCTGTCGTGGGTGCCCTCGTCGCCGTCCAGCAAAGACGTGGCGTCGCCCTCGCAGTTGCCCGATGGCTGCTGCGACCTCGGCATGGCCACCGGCGGGGAAGAAGAGGGAGGCACGGGTCTGCCGTACCCCTGCCAGTTCTGTGACAAGTCCTTCAGGTAAATAAACTTCCCTCACCGTACAGACCATAAACCATAAACGCACACGTCTTTAGGAGGTTTGGGCTACATCCTTACGCCTAGTTTCAAACAAAAGCGGTCTGTGTTTAGACGAGCGTTTCAGCTAACGGCGAAAACTAAACACCGCAGCGGCTAGCTCCCAGTATGCGATAACATTTTCGTACATGCCGGAAACCTGAAGCTAAAAAGCTAAcgtgtggctacttcctgttatcAGTACCATTTTAAGAAAGTGGTCAAATTATGACTAAAATGGAAcataaagtgaaaatgtgtgttttattttttatgaaaaataacTTCTAAGATAAAATCTACACTTGTAAATTGtcttgacaggaagtagcctgttttgacaggaagtagctgcactTCTTCTCGCTACACTTTTTTCAGCATGGCCTTCTATAGATGTTGTTTGCATTTAATCTCTCGATCTGTTAAGGTGTGTTTAAGATGAATATTTCTGGATATTCTGAGTTCAGATGATTGTTTTAGCTTGGTATCCGTAATCCACGCGTCTACACAGACACTCCTGCTTTTCTTAGGTTTAGAAGGTTCTACAACAGCAGATTGTCGTCTTGTGACCAATAAAAGACAATTGGGAAGCTAATGcgatgttttaatcctgagaaggAAGAAAAATTGTGTCTTTAATCCCCTCACACTACAGTATAATCtggtcaaatcaaatcagaaggGCCAGATTCTGATTCTGGCCAAATATCCTCTAGCCTGGGTCAGGTTTAAGCTCCAGAACCAgaagttttcaaacaaaaaaaactacttaGTTTGAAAACTCTTGGGTTTTTTTCGGGGCTTATAGATGCCAGGTTAGTGTGGAAGTTTTAAGTTTAGAATCGAGTCGTGTGGATGTCGCCTTATAGTCACTTTCCGACACTGCTCTCATGAATTCCAATAACtacttggaaaaaaaagctgtattCTCATTATCACCATGGTAACATGGGCGGCTAAGGCAAACAGTAAAGGGAATGAGGTGAATACATTTCTCACCATTGTCTCCCGGGACCAACTCCAGACCCACTTTAAGAGCAGCTGTCACATACGCCGTAAAGTCACCGTAATGATTTTCTATATTACTCTTAGTTCTAATGTGTTATCTTCACTTCCTTCCTATTCCAAAAATACTACAAGAATAAATTGAGACAAATATTGCCGGCATCTGGGaatttaagtcttttaaaaaaaaaattgggttTATGAGCAAAGTGCTGTCACACATTTGGTGGAAAATAATCATTGCTGCAGTGTGACGCGGGTCTTCATGttctatttctttctctttcttccgtCGTCTCAGCCGTCTGAGCTACCTGAAGCGCCACGAGCAGATCCACAGCGACAAGCTGCCTTTCAAGTGCACCTTCTGCAGCCGCCTGTTCAAACACAAGAGGAGCAGAGACCGACACGTTAAACTCCACACGGGTAAGTGTGCGACGTTGGGTTTTACCTGCTAAATGTCTGTCGCGTGATGGCGGCCCGTTCTGCGCTTCCTGTTACTTCTCATTTATTATGGCAATTGTGGAATTGTCGTATTATTGATGTCGATGTGTAAAAATTGGATTTAATTCACTTTCACTCATTTCTGACAGTCAACTCCGACTAGACATTGTGCTACTGTTGTCCTTTGTCCAAACGTCCAGCTACAGAAATATTCTTGAGTGTGAATCAAATAAAAGGCGTAAAAATGCTctaaaaaacacactctgtTATATAAAACCTTAAGGCCTTTACACGTCAACAGTGATGCGGATAAATGCGGCTAAACTgtgtgaatataataataatatatataatatatatatgatataatataataatcaagaaaaactaaaaaaaacaacataagaataacaacaacaagctaTTTTTGTGGCCAACCATTATGACAAAAGGTTTACACAGGTAAAATCGCTCCGTTACACTATTAAAACGTGTATTTAATTGTAAGaataaccaaaaacaaaataaaagataacttaaaaacatgtattttattttataagagcatctactaaaatgaaagataacttcacttaaaaacaagttttctttagttagaaagaaaatgtaaatttgtaaaactgaagaataactactaaaaaatgtaatataacactattttatttaaaatccctcatgctgtaaatgttttgacaggaagtcgTCAAACTACTAACCCAACAAATTGGGTTTGCGGTGCAAATCTGACCCAGTGCCTGATATAAATTTATACAATCAGATGATTTTAGtgtcaatttctgccaaataaaataaactcaacCTAAATTtaacacactggagcttttttgaaaacattgtaGCCCTTTGTTATAAAAAATACTTGTTGTTATGTGGGTCAGTGGCATCAAAAGTGTCCCGTTTGTAACGTCTATGAAGAATCTCTGACCTCGCGGCGTCTGTTTCTGTGGCTGCAACAGGAGACAAGAAGTACAGCTGTCAAGAGTGTGAAGCCGCGTTCTCCCGCTCCGATCACCTGAAGATCCATCTCAAGACGCACAGGTCAGtctctcgctgctgctgccgccgctggcGTTGGCGTGAGATGTCTACTCGTCATGATTTTgacttttgtgtctgtttttattttgaactcaACACCTTCAGCTCCAGCAAACCTTTCAAGTGCAGCGTGTGCAAGCGTGGCTTCTCCTCCACCTCGTCACTGCAGAGCCACATGCAGGTAAAACGCTTAGATCGtctgtttaaaaatgagtttttaGTGAGAAATGACCCCCGAGTTAAAGTTGAATAAACCAGTTTTAAACGTCTTTAAAAAGACAATTACGCTGCTTTCATTGTCAATACATATGGACTTTTAGAtttttagattttggtggtgatccagagCCTGACTCAGGATTCAgttgtttagttttagttgtCTAAATCAACACCTCCCTGATTCTTGCAGGCTCACCGCAAAAACAGAGAGCATCTCGCGTTGCGGAGTGAGAGGGATGAAGggaagaagggaggaggaggagatggcgACCTGGACCAGGACCTGTATATGTGTGACTACTGCGAGGAGACGTTCAGCCAAACCGACGAGCTGGAGAAACACGTCCTGACCCGACACCCGCAGCTGTCCGACAGAGCCGACCTGCAGTGCATCCACTGTCCCGAGATCTTTCTGGACGAGGCGTCTCTGCTCACGCATATTGAAACGCAGCACGCCAACCGCAAACACAAGTACTGCAGGGTCCTCTCGTGTTCATGCGCTTGTTTTGGATTATTCTGGaactttattttactgttgttttttttttttagatgtccAGTGTGTTCAGAACAGTTCCCTTCTGTGGAGGACGTCTACTGTCACCTCGACAGCCATCGCCAGCCCGACTCCTCCAATCACAGTGCAGCCAGCCCCGACCCTGCGCTGGGAAGTGTGGCCTCCATGAGCTCAGCGACGCCAGATTCCAGCGCCAGCCTGGAGCGAGGCTCCACGCCCGACTCCACGCTAAAACCCAGCCAGGGCAGCGAGCGAGGCCGCAGAAGAGGCACCGACCCCGGGGAGGAGATTGGGATAAGCCTGGGTCATCAAGGTGGAGGTAAAGAACTCACTTATCTACAGAGTAGGCAGCGTTTGGAACGCTCAAGCCAACGCTATGTTTTTGTAAAGCTGCTCTTTATCTGTCTGTCCCgacagcaggaggaggcagcTGGGGTAAAGTGACGTCCTCCTGCCCGTACTGCTCAAAGAGAGACTTCCACAGTCTGGCAGTGTTGGAGATCCATCTGAAGACCATCCACGCAGATAAGCCGCAGCAGAGCCACACGTGTCAGCTCTGTCTGGAAACTCTGCCAACGCTCTATAATCTCAACGAACACGTGCGCAAGGCGCACCGCGCCAGTGGCGGAAGCGTCGGTACGACGGCATCGGCGGCGTTTCCGCTGCTACAGTTCACGAACGTCACAGCTTTCCACTGCAACTACTGTCCGGACATGTTCGGAGACATCAACTCTCTGCAGGAGCACATCAGAGTCACCCACTGCCTGCCCGGTGGCTTAGTGGCAGGATCCACTACATTAGGTGAGTGTGTGGAGATGGGATATGACAGAGGACGGGTTATAGGTTGTGTTTTTGGCAGCTGTGTGGATTAAAAGTGGAGTACCTCAGTTACAATACAGGTTTTCAAATGGCCATCACTTTATCCATTCAGGACCCAGAACTTTAAGAGGTGATCCTCCCTGTGGGTGAGGTTATTGTATGTTCTAGTTGGAAGTTGGAATTGTCGAGGTCCTCGTCCAAAGTTTCAAGTTGTTTTTCCAAAGAACGCACATGCAACCCCACAAAGCCCGACGTAGGATTCCTACGGCTAGCACAAGCAGTGTTTGTGCCCATGTTTTTTCCCATGACCGCAAGTTCAACACACATTTAGAATTGTGTGTTGGTGAATAAAGGTGTATCTCAGTTGATGCTCGGTTAATACACCAGCACTAATGGCAACATTAAAGGTGGATTGAAGGGTTCTTGTATGAAGTATTGATGCATTTCCAGCACTGACTTCACTTCACTCCATTTCTTTGGACCCGCCCTGGTGCGTTAagagattttagccactaaacaCGTCCGTTATAGTCTACGGTatcttaaaaatgtctttatttggctttttcttgtcttttcggGTCGTTTTCTGGCTGTGAACTGAAATGTGTTCACTGCTCActctccagcaccaaagtccatagagaaaagtagCTTTTCTAGTTCATCTagacagaggagctgctggtccgctGCAAAAtcggactttggtgtgggtgagtcagtggtttacagacgtcaATTTCCAGCTGGAAAATGCTGTTTCGTGGTGAGAACAAGTGGCAGAGGTGTTCTAAGATAAGTAGGTGTTATTGGGTCAGCGACAGGCTGTTGCAACCACGCTATAAAAAGATCTGCTCCACTCATCCCATCCAGAGGGGAACCATGCCTTCTTCTGCAACCAGTGTTCCATGGGATTCCTGACAGAGTCCTCGCTGACGGAACACATCCAGCAGACGCACTGCCCCTCGGCCACCGGGGGCGGGGCCGCCTCTGGAGGGGGCGTGACCAAACTGGAGTCTCCCGTACTACAGGCCGCCTCTCAGTCGTTCATGGAGGTGAGGGTTAAGAATTAGTCGTGAGTTAGGTTtcaaatctgtcatttttgGCCTGTGCtcatctctgtctttctttcttcctcacaCTCCTCATCTTTCCTCTGTTGCTCCCTCGGGACTAAAGACAAGTGTATGCCGCTGTACGATAatcttaaaaaaagttaatagcTATCGTCCGTGTACAGGTTTACTCGTGCCCTTACTGCACCAATTCTCCTATCTTCGGCTCACTCCTCAAGCTCACCAAACACATAAAGGAGAACCACAAGAACATCCCGCTGGCCAACAACAAGCGGCAGGCGAAGGTCGCCGACTTGAGCCCAGCCTCCTCCGACGTGGAGATCTCCTCCCCGAAACGCCACAGACTCGGAGGGGACTCCACCCCGTCCATGGGCAGCAATGGGGACTACCCGTGCAACCAGTGTGACCTGCGATTCTCCAGCTTTGAAAGCTTCCAGGCGCACCTGAAGTCCCACCTGGAGATGCTGCTCAGGCGCCAGTCCTGCCCGCAGTGCAACAAAGAGGACTTTGAGTCGCAGGAGGCATTGCTCCAACACCTGACGGTGCACTACACCACCACGTCGACGCAGTACGTGTGCGAGAGCTGCGACAAGCAGTTCTCCTCGGTGGATGACCTGCAGAAACACCTGCTGGACATGCACACGTTTGTCCTGTATCACTGCACTCTGTGCCAGGAGGTGTTTGACTCTAAAGTCTCCATACAGGTGAATGAGactgactcttcttcttctacatctGGATCAGAGAATGAGCAAGAACACAACTTTTTAAAGTTAATAATCCTCTTTCTTCTCCGGCTCGCTCTCCATCATCCAGGTGCATTTGGCGGTGAAGCATAGCAATGAGAAGAAGCTGTTTCGCTGCACAGCCTGTGCCTGGGACTTCAGGAAAGAGGCAGATCTTCAGCTCCATGTTAAACATAACCACCTGGGCCAGAGGGCAGGCCTCCCGGGGGGACTTGGAGCAGGTACAGTGCACCTCTCTCTGGATCACAGCTTAAATtggcatgaaaaaaaaaaactccaacaaaagaagagaaaatacagCTTTTTAAGCAGTTAATCGGCAGAATTATTGTTGGGTTTGAACAATCTTGTCTGTCGTCTGGGTTTACCACCTGAGGGAGTGAGTAGGGGTTAGGGGTTctgatttgaaatatttcaacaaGTAAGCACCAAGGTAGGATCAACCATTTCAAAAACAGGCCTTTTTATAAGGGATTGTGAGGATTGTGATGCTTGAATAAGTTGTTGTGTCTTGTAGGCCTCAAGCCCCGAAAGTGCATCTTCTGCGGCGAGACGTTTGGAACTGAGGTGGAACTCCAGTGTCACATCACCACGCACAGCAAGAAGTTCACGTGCCGCTTCTGCGGCAAAGCTTTCCACGCCATCTCACTGTTAGAGCGCCACCTGAGGGAGAAGCACTGCATCTTCGACGGCGGCAACATCACAGGCAACGGCGGAGGCAcggggagcagcagcagccagaacGGGACGCCCAACGGCCTCGCGCAGTCCTCCAAGCGCGGCGGGGGAGGAGTCGGCGGCGGTAACGGAGGAGCGGGAGGTGTTGAGAGGGTGACGGTGGCGGCCGCTGAGCAGGCCGACCTGCAG contains these protein-coding regions:
- the LOC122760255 gene encoding zinc finger protein 423-like; the protein is KPSPEHFLLPSRSDGDDDPAGLSWVPSSPSSKDVASPSQLPDGCCDLGMATGGEEEGGTGLPYPCQFCDKSFSRLSYLKRHEQIHSDKLPFKCTFCSRLFKHKRSRDRHVKLHTGDKKYSCQECEAAFSRSDHLKIHLKTHSSSKPFKCSVCKRGFSSTSSLQSHMQAHRKNREHLALRSERDEGKKGGGGDGDLDQDLYMCDYCEETFSQTDELEKHVLTRHPQLSDRADLQCIHCPEIFLDEASLLTHIETQHANRKHKCPVCSEQFPSVEDVYCHLDSHRQPDSSNHSAASPDPALGSVASMSSATPDSSASLERGSTPDSTLKPSQGSERGRRRGTDPGEEIGISLGHQGGAGGGSWGKVTSSCPYCSKRDFHSLAVLEIHLKTIHADKPQQSHTCQLCLETLPTLYNLNEHVRKAHRASGGSVGTTASAAFPLLQFTNVTAFHCNYCPDMFGDINSLQEHIRVTHCLPGGLVAGSTTLEGNHAFFCNQCSMGFLTESSLTEHIQQTHCPSATGGGAASGGGVTKLESPVLQAASQSFMEVYSCPYCTNSPIFGSLLKLTKHIKENHKNIPLANNKRQAKVADLSPASSDVEISSPKRHRLGGDSTPSMGSNGDYPCNQCDLRFSSFESFQAHLKSHLEMLLRRQSCPQCNKEDFESQEALLQHLTVHYTTTSTQYVCESCDKQFSSVDDLQKHLLDMHTFVLYHCTLCQEVFDSKVSIQVHLAVKHSNEKKLFRCTACAWDFRKEADLQLHVKHNHLGQRAGLPGGLGAGLKPRKCIFCGETFGTEVELQCHITTHSKKFTCRFCGKAFHAISLLERHLREKHCIFDGGNITGNGGGTGSSSSQNGTPNGLAQSSKRGGGGVGGGNGGAGGVERVTVAAAEQADLQNMVLKGGVVGGGGNQGGDTVNSHEASGGEEELDNSEPMYACDICGAAYTMESLLQNHRLRDHNIRPGEDDAGSRKKKADFIKGNHKCNVCSRTFFSENGLREHAQTHRGPAKHYMCPICGERFPSLLTLTEHKVTHSKSLDTGTCRICKMPLQSEEEFIEHCQMHPDLRNSLTGFRCVVCMQTVTSTLELKIHGTFHMQKLSTGSGLVGGGGGNGIGGGGGGGGGGGGGNGSASSSPNGQLQQHKLYKCAFCLKEFKNKGELVKLDVNGLPYGLCASCMSRGTNGQSPNQGGGAATPGDVQGEKATVGLRCPECGVKFETLEDLESHVQTDHPEVSPETSAAGKKAEGSLAPKKKTYQCIKCQMTFETEREIQIHVANHMIEEPTCRQ